A section of the Phaseolus vulgaris cultivar G19833 chromosome 8, P. vulgaris v2.0, whole genome shotgun sequence genome encodes:
- the LOC137823842 gene encoding ras-related protein RABA5e-like, giving the protein MWGSDDEGGEEYLFKIVIIGDSAVGKSNLLSRYARNEFNMHSKATIGVEFQTQCLEIDSKEVKAQIWDTAGQERFRAVTSAYYRGAVGALIVYDISRRTTFDSVGRWLDELKTHCDTTVAMMLVGNKCDLENIRAVSVEEGKSLAEAEGLFFMETSALDSTNVKTAFEMVIREIYNNVSRKVLNSDAYKAELSVNRVSLVNNGPATSKNQTYFSCCSR; this is encoded by the exons ATGTGGGGTTCCGATGACGAGGGAGGAGAAGAGTACCTCTTCAAGATCGTCATAATCGGAGACTCGGCGGTCGGAAAATCCAACCTCCTTTCCCGCTACGCCCGCAACGAGTTCAATATGCACTCCAAGGCCACCATAGGCGTCGAGTTCCAGACTCAGTGCTTGGAGATCGACTCCAAGGAAGTCAAGGCTCAGATTTGGGACACCGCCGGCCAAGAGCGGTTCCGCGCCGTCACCTCCGCCTACTACCGCGGCGCTGTCGGCGCTCTCATTGTCTACGACATCTCCCGCCGCACCACCTTCGACAGCGTCGGTCGCTGGCTCGACGAGCTTAAAa CTCATTGCGATACGACGGTGGCGATGATGCTGGTGGGGAACAAATGCGATTTGGAGAATATACGAGCGGTGAGCGTTGAGGAAGGGAAAAGCCTTGCAGAAGCGGAAGGATTGTTTTTCATGGAAACGTCTGCGTTGGACTCCACCAACGTGAAGACGGCATTCGAGATGGTTATTCGAGAGATATACAACAACGTGAGCAGGAAGGTCCTCAACTCCGATGCATACAAGGCAGAGTTGTCGGTGAACAGGGTCAGCCTCGTCAACAATGGCCCTGCTACATCCAAAAACCAGACTTATTTTTCTTGCTGTTCCAGATGA
- the LOC137826155 gene encoding pirin-like protein, with amino-acid sequence MSSAFNTPRFVLNKVLAKSQHEGDGAVVRRGIGRSELKNLDPFLMLDHFSVSPPAGFPDHPHRGFETVTYMLEGGITHQDFAGHKGTIRAGDVQWMTAGRGIIHSEMPAEANNKGLQLWINLSSRDKMIEPKYQELPRENIPTAEKDGVEVRVIAGEAMGVQSPVYTRTPTMFLVFSMMPGSEWHQSIPESWNCFVYVIEGEGVFGSPSSSPSMAHHVLVLSLGDGLSVWNNSSKPIRFVVVGGEPLNEPVAQYGPFVMNTQSEIEKTIEDYQQGRNGFEMRNYWRSQ; translated from the exons ATGTCCTCTGCTTTCAACACACCCAGATTCGTCCTCAACAAGGTTCTGGCCAAATCTCAGCACGAAGGGGACGGAGCTGTTGTCAGAAGAGGCATTGGAAG GAGCGAGTTGAAGAACTTGGATCCCTTCCTAATGTTGGATCACTTCTCAG TATCTCCCCCCGCAGGATTTCCCGATCATCCACACAGAG GTTTTGAAACTGTCACCTACATGTTAGAG GGAGGTATTACTCACCAAGATTTTGCTGGGCACAAGGGTACAATCAGAGCTGGTGATGTTCAG TGGATGACTGCAGGTAGGGGAATAATTCACTCAGAAATGCCCGCAGAAGCAAACAACAAGGGACTGCAATTATGGATCAATTTATCATCCAGGGACAAAAT GATTGAACCCAAGTACCAAGAGCTTCCGAGGGAGAACATTCCAACAGCAGAAAAAGATGGGGTTGAAGTGAGAGTGATAGCAGGAGAAGCAATGGGAGTGCAGTCCCCCGTGTACACACGAACTCCAACCATGTTCCTTGTGTTCTCCATGATGCCAGGAAGTGAGTGGCATCAGAGCATTCCAGAGTCGTGGAATTGCTTTGTTTATGTGATTGAAGGAGAAGGGGTTTTCGGGTCTCCAAGTTCTTCTCCATCTATGGCACACCATGTGCTTGTTCTGAGTCTTGGTGATGGCCTTAGCGTGTGGAACAACTCTTCAAAGCCTATTAGGTTCGTTGTGGTTGGAGGAGAGCCACTGAACGAGCCAGTGGCTCAGTATGGGCCTTTTGTGATGAACACACAGTCTGAGATTGAGAAAACCATTGAAGATTACCAACAAGGGAGGAATGGGTTTGAGATGAGGAACTATTGGAGGTCTCAATAG